The proteins below are encoded in one region of Desulfonatronum thioautotrophicum:
- the acpS gene encoding holo-ACP synthase codes for MAIIGLGLDVVELDRIRRIWERFGVAFARRVLTATEQKHLFTGQQIPYLASRFAAKEAAVKALGTGFREGITFQQIAVASRPSGQPELIFSETAQRLASRLGVTHIHLSLTHGRDTAAAVVILEREPAH; via the coding sequence ATGGCAATAATCGGCCTGGGGCTGGATGTGGTGGAGTTGGACCGGATCCGGCGAATCTGGGAACGCTTTGGCGTGGCCTTTGCCCGGAGAGTGCTCACGGCAACGGAACAAAAACACCTTTTCACCGGGCAACAGATCCCCTATCTCGCGTCCCGCTTCGCGGCCAAGGAGGCCGCGGTCAAGGCCCTGGGTACCGGGTTCCGGGAGGGAATCACCTTTCAGCAGATTGCCGTTGCCAGCCGGCCCTCGGGCCAACCGGAGTTGATCTTTTCCGAAACAGCCCAACGCCTGGCCTCCCGGCTCGGGGTAACCCACATCCATCTCAGCCTGACCCATGGCCGGGACACCGCCGCGGCGGTAGTCATCCTGGAGCGTGAACCAGCACACTGA
- a CDS encoding TrmH family RNA methyltransferase, with product MKTSITEQRIQRIRDVLSKRQKDLTLILNNIHDPHNVSAILRSCDAFGVHGVHLYYTRESFPLVGKRSSASAKKWVDRIRHHDAATMINGLRGQGYQIIGTNLTATARPLPDWDFTGPTAILLGNEHRGQDPALDALIPDNLFIPMQGMIQSLNVSVAAAVILYEAWRQRHSRGCYDSPRFNHEEMEAQVSAWMLR from the coding sequence ATGAAAACGTCCATTACCGAACAACGCATCCAACGGATCAGGGATGTCCTGTCCAAACGTCAGAAAGACCTGACCCTGATCCTGAACAACATTCACGACCCGCACAATGTCTCCGCCATCCTGCGCAGCTGCGACGCCTTTGGGGTTCACGGCGTTCACCTGTATTACACCCGGGAATCATTTCCCCTGGTGGGCAAACGCTCATCGGCCTCGGCCAAAAAATGGGTGGACCGGATCCGTCACCACGACGCCGCGACCATGATCAACGGGCTCCGTGGACAGGGATACCAGATCATCGGTACCAACCTGACCGCCACGGCCAGGCCGCTCCCGGATTGGGACTTCACCGGCCCCACGGCCATCCTGCTGGGCAACGAGCACCGTGGCCAGGATCCGGCCCTGGACGCCCTGATCCCGGACAACCTGTTCATCCCCATGCAGGGCATGATCCAGAGCCTGAACGTCTCCGTAGCCGCGGCCGTGATCCTTTACGAGGCGTGGCGGCAACGCCACTCACGGGGATGCTACGACAGCCCCCGCTTCAACCATGAGGAAATGGAAGCGCAGGTCAGCGCCTGGATGCTGCGATGA
- a CDS encoding glycosyltransferase family 9 protein yields the protein MAWPSLLRIREYFSGQRVFWGGPSSRLHWLLPWGIEPIAPELRRGVDSLFALDRWPDELEGIRVFWFALDAPPPVPASPRLHVLYGIGHSKEGKTSPRDAYARQLNTLGIPGEPTWLSIWREHFGVMDRPRSHGASEVLLFPGAGHPAKQWPLVQFFELAEWLQRRGQAVRFVLGPVEQERGVEVPGFPVSLPDSLEKLQDVLRNACFVVGNDSGPMHLAGMMGVPGLALFGPASEAQWGPIGLRTIALDLACRPCTQTGRMNCSDARCLREMPQAMVREEVEKFLAE from the coding sequence ATGGCTTGGCCATCCCTGCTCCGTATCCGCGAATACTTTTCCGGGCAGCGGGTATTCTGGGGAGGTCCGTCCAGTCGACTGCACTGGCTGTTGCCGTGGGGAATCGAGCCGATTGCTCCAGAGTTGCGCCGTGGTGTGGACTCCCTGTTTGCCCTGGACAGATGGCCTGATGAACTAGAGGGAATCCGGGTTTTCTGGTTTGCTCTGGACGCCCCACCGCCGGTTCCAGCATCCCCTCGTTTGCATGTTCTGTACGGGATAGGGCACTCCAAAGAGGGAAAAACATCACCCCGGGATGCCTATGCCCGACAGTTGAATACCCTGGGGATACCGGGTGAGCCGACATGGCTGAGTATCTGGCGCGAACACTTCGGCGTGATGGATCGCCCTCGGAGTCATGGGGCGAGCGAGGTGCTGCTCTTTCCCGGGGCGGGCCACCCGGCCAAGCAATGGCCGCTTGTACAATTTTTTGAACTGGCCGAGTGGCTTCAGCGACGCGGTCAAGCGGTGCGTTTTGTTCTGGGGCCGGTGGAGCAAGAACGGGGGGTGGAGGTTCCAGGTTTTCCGGTAAGCTTGCCGGATTCATTGGAAAAGCTGCAAGATGTGCTACGAAACGCCTGCTTCGTTGTCGGGAACGACAGTGGGCCGATGCATTTGGCGGGAATGATGGGCGTGCCTGGCCTGGCCCTGTTCGGACCGGCCTCGGAAGCGCAGTGGGGGCCGATTGGCCTGCGGACCATCGCCCTGGATCTGGCCTGCCGACCCTGTACGCAAACCGGACGGATGAACTGTTCCGATGCCCGATGCCTTCGAGAAATGCCCCAGGCCATGGTCCGAGAGGAAGTGGAAAAGTTTCTTGCGGAGTAA
- a CDS encoding pyridoxine 5'-phosphate synthase, whose protein sequence is MPVLVVNVDHVATLRQARMGREPDPVTAAHLAELGGAHGIIVHLREDRRHIQDRDLALLKETVQTNLHLEMAATAEMHAIALNTRPHMVCLVPEKREELTTEGGLNLVGREQDLRAYLADIHAAGIISSLFIDADPEQIHAAKAIGAEYIEIHTGHYADALTREERMKELRKIREGIGIAQDIGLQVNLGHGLNYTNVLPFAQTPGIREYSIGHSIMARAIHVGLRQAVQEMADIIRTFVP, encoded by the coding sequence ATGCCCGTACTCGTCGTCAACGTCGATCATGTCGCCACCCTCCGCCAGGCCCGGATGGGACGGGAACCCGACCCGGTCACCGCCGCGCATCTGGCCGAACTGGGCGGGGCCCACGGGATCATCGTCCATTTGCGTGAAGATCGCCGGCACATCCAGGACCGGGACCTGGCCCTGCTCAAGGAAACCGTCCAGACCAACCTGCACCTGGAAATGGCCGCAACAGCGGAAATGCATGCCATTGCCCTGAACACCCGACCGCACATGGTCTGCCTGGTCCCGGAAAAACGGGAAGAGCTGACCACTGAAGGCGGGTTGAACCTGGTTGGCAGAGAGCAGGATTTGCGGGCCTACCTGGCCGATATCCACGCCGCCGGAATCATCTCCAGCCTGTTCATCGACGCCGACCCGGAGCAGATTCACGCAGCCAAAGCCATCGGCGCCGAATACATCGAAATCCACACCGGCCACTATGCCGACGCGTTGACTCGGGAAGAGCGCATGAAGGAACTGCGAAAAATCCGGGAGGGCATCGGGATCGCCCAGGACATCGGGCTGCAAGTCAACCTTGGCCACGGCTTGAACTACACCAATGTGCTGCCCTTTGCCCAGACGCCGGGCATCAGGGAGTATTCCATCGGTCACAGCATCATGGCCCGGGCCATTCATGTCGGTTTGCGCCAGGCGGTCCAGGAAATGGCGGACATTATTCGGACGTTCGTTCCCTGA
- a CDS encoding L-threonylcarbamoyladenylate synthase — MTKQSPQQEMFKAVAAIRHGMPVVYPTETLYALGVDILRPDSVEQVVRLKGRPQDKPLPVLIGALDQLSMVTDHQSADLYRLTRNFWPGPLSILVPARPGLSSLLQDQQGFIAVRWTPHPTAQFLAVQGGAPLTATSANTSGRPAASRPEELDTELLAALSSPGTSIQALSGSHDSRKWLLPGTDPDQHPGMVIRQPPYPAGGRPSTVVQILSSHTLHVFRLGAIGLDELEQAGWRIG, encoded by the coding sequence ATGACCAAACAAAGCCCGCAACAGGAAATGTTCAAGGCCGTGGCAGCCATCCGCCACGGAATGCCGGTGGTCTATCCCACCGAAACCCTCTATGCCCTTGGCGTGGACATTCTCCGTCCGGATTCCGTGGAACAGGTCGTCCGGCTCAAGGGACGTCCGCAGGACAAACCGCTGCCCGTGCTGATCGGCGCCCTGGACCAGCTGTCCATGGTCACGGACCACCAGAGCGCCGACCTGTACCGGTTGACCCGGAATTTCTGGCCCGGTCCCTTGAGCATCCTCGTGCCGGCCCGGCCGGGGCTTTCGTCCCTTCTACAGGACCAACAGGGGTTTATCGCCGTGCGCTGGACCCCCCATCCCACGGCCCAGTTTCTGGCCGTCCAAGGTGGAGCGCCTCTCACCGCAACCAGCGCCAACACCAGCGGCCGTCCCGCCGCTTCCCGGCCGGAGGAATTGGATACGGAATTACTGGCGGCCTTGTCCTCCCCAGGTACATCCATCCAAGCCCTATCGGGCAGCCACGATTCCAGAAAATGGCTGCTTCCCGGAACTGATCCAGATCAGCACCCCGGTATGGTCATTCGCCAACCGCCCTACCCCGCCGGAGGCCGGCCCTCGACGGTGGTCCAAATACTTTCCAGCCACACGCTCCACGTTTTTCGTCTTGGAGCCATCGGATTGGATGAGCTTGAGCAGGCCGGATGGAGGATTGGTTAA